A region from the Janthinobacterium agaricidamnosum genome encodes:
- a CDS encoding oxidoreductase, whose amino-acid sequence MNKIKTGLVGYGFAGSTFHAPVLSAIDALELTAVASSKPELVHKDWPHATVYADAAQLFADPSIELVVIAAPNEAHFSLAQAALQAGKHVVVDKPFTISSTEAQSLIALAKERKLVLSVYHNRRWDGDFLTLKALLAQGTLGRIASVESHFDRFRPEIRQRWRESGAPGGGLLYDLGPHMLDQAMQLFGKPEKLYADIVLQRDGAQAVDYMHIVLYYDRLRVVLQAGCLVKAPTARFAVHGEKGSFVKFGLDPQEDALKAGGRPGQPGWGVAPVRGALHLGTQPDGHCEHLEMQAGRYQDFYQGMADAIRHGAPAPVAAEDAAATIRLIELALQSAAEGRVLAVS is encoded by the coding sequence ATGAACAAGATCAAAACCGGCCTGGTCGGCTACGGCTTTGCCGGCTCCACCTTCCACGCTCCCGTCCTGTCCGCCATCGATGCCCTGGAATTAACGGCCGTCGCCTCCAGCAAGCCCGAGCTCGTGCACAAGGATTGGCCGCACGCCACCGTGTATGCGGATGCGGCGCAGCTGTTTGCCGATCCGTCCATCGAGCTGGTCGTCATCGCCGCCCCCAACGAGGCGCACTTCAGCCTGGCGCAAGCGGCCCTGCAAGCGGGCAAGCACGTGGTGGTCGACAAGCCCTTCACCATTTCCAGCACCGAGGCGCAGAGTCTGATCGCGCTGGCGAAAGAGCGCAAGCTGGTGCTCAGCGTGTACCACAACCGGCGCTGGGATGGCGATTTCCTGACCCTGAAAGCGCTGCTGGCACAAGGCACGCTGGGGCGCATCGCCAGCGTCGAATCGCACTTCGACCGCTTCCGCCCCGAGATCCGCCAGCGCTGGCGCGAATCCGGCGCGCCGGGCGGCGGCTTGCTGTACGACCTGGGTCCGCACATGCTGGACCAGGCCATGCAGCTGTTCGGCAAGCCGGAAAAACTGTACGCCGATATCGTCCTGCAGCGCGATGGCGCGCAAGCCGTCGACTACATGCACATCGTTTTGTATTACGACCGGCTGCGCGTGGTGCTGCAAGCGGGCTGCCTGGTGAAGGCGCCGACGGCGCGCTTCGCCGTGCATGGCGAAAAGGGCAGTTTCGTGAAATTCGGCCTCGATCCGCAGGAAGATGCGCTTAAGGCGGGCGGCAGGCCGGGCCAGCCCGGCTGGGGCGTGGCCCCCGTGCGCGGCGCGCTGCACCTGGGCACGCAGCCGGACGGCCATTGCGAACACCTCGAAATGCAGGCGGGCCGCTACCAGGACTTTTACCAGGGCATGGCCGACGCCATCCGCCACGGCGCACCGGCGCCGGTGGCGGCCGAGGATGCGGCAGCGACGATACGCCTGATCGAACTGGCCTTGCAAAGCGCTGCCGAAGGGCGCGTGCTCGCGGTCAGCTGA
- a CDS encoding M56 family metallopeptidase, translating into MSGFVPALGWTLLHFLWQGLLIGCATALAWAALRNARPEARYAVGCGALLACLAWPAAGLYLRLAGADATGALYSSALLSAALLAPDSLPDLDLLLRAVVGVWALCAAVLAVRMALGMLWIERSARNTGTTHAQLQTRLSRMAHDAGVARPVRLRVLDNIASPLTAGIWRPMVLVPAALITGMPPHLLDALLAHELAHIRRHDYLVNLLQNAIEALLFFHPAVWWISRGVRLEREHIADDFAARQLGEPRRLALALSELERLQFSTHHLAQAANGGDLMSRIKRLLRPAPQALNWKAAVPLLALAGACLGIYGQAVAADSAPVLERRPVIDFGVCGKPVYPPASLQAKETGTVNLSFDVDATGKVQGSSVVKSSGHPALDEAARTGIAKCTFKPALAGGKPVSASVKVQYVWSLN; encoded by the coding sequence ATGAGCGGCTTCGTGCCGGCGCTGGGCTGGACCCTGCTGCACTTCCTGTGGCAAGGGCTGCTGATCGGCTGCGCCACGGCGCTGGCGTGGGCGGCCCTGCGCAATGCGCGTCCCGAGGCGCGCTACGCCGTCGGTTGCGGCGCCCTGCTGGCCTGCCTGGCGTGGCCGGCGGCGGGCTTGTATCTGCGCCTGGCCGGGGCCGATGCCACGGGCGCGCTGTACTCCAGCGCCTTGCTGTCCGCCGCCCTGCTGGCGCCCGACAGCCTGCCCGACCTGGACCTGCTGCTGCGCGCCGTCGTCGGCGTCTGGGCCCTGTGCGCCGCCGTGCTGGCCGTGCGCATGGCGCTGGGCATGCTGTGGATAGAGCGCAGCGCCAGGAACACGGGCACCACGCATGCACAGCTGCAGACAAGGCTGTCGCGCATGGCGCACGATGCCGGCGTGGCGCGGCCCGTGCGGCTGCGCGTGCTCGACAACATCGCCAGTCCGCTCACGGCCGGCATCTGGCGCCCCATGGTGCTGGTGCCTGCGGCGCTGATCACCGGCATGCCGCCGCACCTGCTCGATGCGCTGCTGGCGCATGAACTGGCGCACATCCGGCGCCACGATTATCTGGTCAACCTGCTGCAAAACGCCATCGAGGCGCTGCTGTTCTTCCACCCTGCCGTCTGGTGGATTTCACGCGGCGTGCGCCTCGAACGCGAACATATTGCAGATGATTTCGCAGCAAGACAACTGGGCGAACCGCGGCGTCTGGCTCTTGCACTCTCGGAACTGGAACGTCTCCAGTTCTCAACCCACCACCTGGCCCAGGCGGCCAACGGAGGAGATCTTATGTCACGTATCAAACGATTGCTGCGCCCCGCACCACAAGCCCTGAACTGGAAGGCGGCCGTGCCGCTGCTGGCATTGGCCGGCGCCTGCCTCGGCATCTACGGCCAGGCCGTCGCCGCCGACAGCGCACCCGTGCTGGAGCGCCGCCCCGTCATCGACTTTGGCGTGTGCGGCAAACCGGTCTACCCGCCCGCATCGCTGCAGGCGAAGGAAACGGGCACGGTCAACCTGTCCTTTGATGTCGACGCCACCGGCAAGGTCCAAGGGTCAAGCGTGGTCAAGAGCAGCGGCCATCCTGCCCTCGACGAGGCGGCGCGCACTGGCATTGCCAAGTGCACGTTCAAGCCGGCCCTCGCTGGCGGCAAGCCGGTCAGCGCCAGCGTCAAGGTGCAATACGTCTGGAGCCTGAACTAA
- a CDS encoding BlaI/MecI/CopY family transcriptional regulator yields the protein MTKTHDIPKPTAAELDLLQALWPLGAATAKQVHEALTLAKPAITYGTVLRLMQIMHGKGLLIRDESQRSHVYAPAQAQDSLQTNLLKELMQKAFAGSAKALVLAALRTGVSRAEREEIEKMLKDDQS from the coding sequence ATGACCAAGACGCACGACATCCCGAAACCGACGGCAGCCGAGCTCGATCTGCTGCAGGCGCTGTGGCCGCTGGGTGCGGCCACGGCCAAGCAGGTGCACGAGGCGCTGACGCTGGCCAAGCCGGCCATCACCTATGGCACCGTGCTGCGCCTGATGCAGATCATGCATGGCAAGGGCTTGCTGATCCGCGACGAAAGCCAGCGCTCGCACGTGTATGCGCCGGCCCAGGCGCAGGACAGCCTGCAGACGAATCTGCTGAAGGAACTGATGCAGAAGGCCTTTGCCGGTTCGGCCAAGGCGCTGGTGCTGGCGGCGCTGCGCACGGGCGTGTCGCGCGCCGAACGCGAGGAAATCGAAAAAATGCTCAAGGACGATCAGTCATGA
- the gatB gene encoding Asp-tRNA(Asn)/Glu-tRNA(Gln) amidotransferase subunit GatB has protein sequence MSENTMQWEVVIGLENHVQLTTESKIFSGSPIKYGAEANTQASPVDLALPGVLPVMNKQAVDRAIRFGLAVGATVAPHSVFARKNYFYPDSPKGYQISQFEDPVVIGGALTFGYEKDGEFVTKTVNLTRAHLEEDAGKSLHEDYAGMSGIDLNRAGTPLLEIVSEPEIRSAAEAVAYAKALHSLVMWLGVCDGNMQEGSFRCDVNISVRPVGQKEFGTRCEIKNLNSFRFIEEAVHVEVRRQIELIEDGGKVVQATRLYDPDRKETREMRSKEDAQDYRYFPDPDLPPLVISQAWIDTVKASMPELPAAMRARFISEYALPDYDALVLTQSKAMATYFVAVVEKAGKENAKAAANWLMGDVSSTLNREGVDLDDAPVSAAQLAAMLKRIADGTISNKAAKEVFAGMWEAKSDDEHLVDAIIDAKGLKQISDSGALEAIVDEVLAANAKSVEQYRAGKEAAINALIGQAMKASKGKANPAQLTELLKAKLAG, from the coding sequence ATAAGCGAGAACACTATGCAATGGGAAGTCGTCATCGGTCTTGAGAACCACGTGCAGCTCACGACCGAATCCAAAATTTTCAGCGGTTCGCCGATCAAGTACGGCGCCGAAGCCAACACGCAGGCGAGCCCCGTCGATCTGGCGCTGCCCGGCGTGCTGCCGGTGATGAACAAGCAAGCCGTCGACCGCGCCATCCGCTTCGGCCTGGCCGTGGGCGCCACCGTGGCGCCGCACTCGGTCTTCGCGCGCAAGAACTATTTTTATCCCGATTCGCCCAAGGGTTATCAGATCAGCCAGTTCGAGGACCCCGTCGTCATCGGCGGCGCCCTGACCTTCGGCTATGAAAAGGATGGCGAATTCGTCACCAAGACGGTCAACCTGACACGCGCCCACCTGGAGGAAGACGCCGGCAAATCCCTGCACGAAGACTATGCGGGCATGAGCGGCATCGACTTGAACCGCGCCGGCACGCCGCTGCTGGAAATCGTCTCGGAGCCGGAAATCCGCAGCGCCGCCGAAGCCGTGGCTTACGCCAAAGCGCTGCACTCGCTGGTCATGTGGCTGGGCGTTTGCGACGGCAACATGCAGGAAGGCTCGTTCCGCTGCGACGTCAACATTTCCGTGCGCCCCGTCGGCCAGAAGGAATTCGGCACGCGCTGCGAGATCAAGAACCTGAACTCCTTCCGCTTCATCGAGGAAGCCGTGCACGTCGAAGTGCGCCGCCAGATCGAACTGATCGAAGACGGCGGCAAGGTCGTGCAAGCGACGCGTTTGTACGATCCGGACCGCAAGGAAACGCGCGAAATGCGCAGCAAGGAAGACGCCCAGGATTACCGCTACTTCCCGGATCCGGACCTGCCGCCGCTGGTCATCTCGCAAGCGTGGATCGACACGGTCAAGGCCTCGATGCCGGAACTGCCGGCCGCCATGCGCGCCCGCTTCATCAGCGAATACGCACTGCCGGACTACGATGCGCTGGTGCTGACGCAATCGAAAGCCATGGCGACCTACTTCGTCGCCGTGGTCGAGAAGGCCGGCAAGGAAAACGCCAAGGCCGCCGCCAACTGGCTGATGGGCGACGTCTCGTCGACCCTGAACCGCGAAGGCGTGGACCTGGACGACGCCCCCGTCTCGGCCGCCCAGCTGGCCGCCATGCTCAAGCGCATCGCCGACGGCACGATCTCGAACAAGGCGGCAAAGGAAGTCTTCGCCGGCATGTGGGAAGCGAAATCGGACGACGAGCACCTGGTCGACGCCATCATCGACGCCAAGGGCTTGAAGCAGATCTCGGACTCGGGCGCGCTGGAAGCCATCGTCGATGAAGTACTGGCGGCCAACGCCAAGTCGGTGGAGCAGTACCGCGCCGGCAAGGAAGCGGCGATCAACGCGCTGATCGGCCAGGCCATGAAGGCATCCAAGGGCAAGGCCAACCCGGCCCAGCTGACGGAACTGCTGAAGGCCAAGCTGGCGGGATAA
- the gatA gene encoding Asp-tRNA(Asn)/Glu-tRNA(Gln) amidotransferase subunit GatA, translating to MHTKSIKQLSTLLQNKEISAVALATHFLDRIEADNSNAFLHVDRALTLAQAADADARIAAGTATPLTGVPIAHKDLFVTKGWRTTAGSKMLANYASPFDATVVEKFQAAGMVTLGKVNCDEFAMGSGNENSAFGAVQNPWDKTAVPGGSSGGSAAAVAAGLTPAATGTDTGGSIRQPAAFCGITGIKPTYGRVSRFGMIAFASSLDQGGPMARSAEDCALLLTAMAGFDERDSTSLSPEQGGVAEDFSRELGQPLTGLRIGVPREYFGEGLAKDVEAAVRGALAQYVKLGATLVDISLPNTALSIPAYYMIAPAEASSNLSRYDGVRYGHRAAEYKDLQDMYKKSRAQGFGPEVQRRIMVGTYVLCHGYYDAYYLKAQKIRRLIAQDFDAVLNGPDAVCDVIMGPVAPTVAWDLGDKTDDPVANYLADIYTLSTSLAGLPGMSIPCGFGAGEKNGKRPVGLQIIGNYFGEAKLLNVAHQFQQVTDWHTRAPGNATAGI from the coding sequence ATGCATACAAAATCCATCAAACAGCTGTCCACGCTTTTGCAGAACAAGGAAATTTCCGCCGTTGCACTGGCGACGCATTTCCTCGACCGCATCGAAGCGGACAACTCGAACGCCTTCCTGCACGTCGACCGTGCCCTGACCCTGGCGCAAGCAGCCGACGCCGACGCGCGTATCGCCGCCGGCACGGCCACGCCATTGACGGGCGTGCCGATCGCGCACAAGGACTTGTTCGTCACGAAAGGCTGGCGTACGACGGCCGGCTCGAAAATGCTGGCCAACTACGCCAGCCCGTTTGACGCCACCGTGGTGGAAAAATTCCAGGCGGCCGGCATGGTCACTTTGGGCAAGGTCAACTGCGATGAATTCGCCATGGGTTCCGGCAACGAGAACTCGGCCTTCGGCGCCGTGCAGAACCCGTGGGATAAAACAGCCGTGCCGGGCGGCTCGTCCGGCGGCTCGGCCGCCGCCGTCGCCGCCGGCCTCACGCCAGCGGCTACCGGCACCGACACGGGCGGCTCGATCCGCCAGCCGGCCGCCTTCTGCGGCATCACCGGCATCAAGCCGACCTATGGCCGCGTCTCGCGCTTCGGCATGATCGCCTTTGCCTCGTCGCTGGACCAGGGCGGCCCGATGGCCCGCTCGGCCGAAGACTGCGCCCTGCTGCTCACCGCCATGGCCGGCTTCGACGAACGCGACTCGACCAGCCTGTCGCCGGAACAGGGCGGCGTGGCGGAAGATTTTTCACGTGAACTGGGCCAGCCGTTGACGGGCTTGCGCATCGGCGTGCCGCGCGAGTACTTCGGCGAGGGCCTGGCCAAGGACGTGGAAGCGGCCGTGCGCGGCGCGCTGGCGCAGTATGTAAAGCTGGGCGCCACCCTGGTCGACATCTCGCTGCCCAACACGGCCTTGTCGATTCCCGCCTACTACATGATCGCGCCGGCCGAAGCGTCGTCGAACCTGTCGCGCTACGACGGCGTGCGCTACGGCCACCGCGCGGCCGAGTACAAGGACTTGCAGGACATGTACAAGAAGTCGCGCGCCCAGGGCTTCGGTCCGGAAGTGCAGCGCCGCATCATGGTCGGCACCTACGTGCTGTGCCATGGCTACTACGACGCCTACTATCTGAAGGCGCAAAAGATCCGCCGCCTGATCGCGCAGGATTTCGACGCCGTGCTGAATGGCCCGGACGCCGTCTGCGACGTCATCATGGGCCCCGTCGCGCCGACCGTCGCCTGGGACCTGGGCGACAAGACGGACGACCCGGTGGCGAACTACCTGGCCGACATCTACACCCTGTCGACCAGCCTGGCCGGCCTGCCCGGCATGTCAATCCCTTGCGGTTTCGGTGCAGGCGAGAAGAATGGCAAGCGCCCCGTCGGCCTGCAAATCATCGGCAATTATTTTGGCGAAGCCAAACTGCTGAACGTGGCCCACCAGTTCCAGCAAGTGACGGACTGGCATACGCGTGCTCCAGGCAACGCAACGGCCGGCATCTAA
- the gatC gene encoding Asp-tRNA(Asn)/Glu-tRNA(Gln) amidotransferase subunit GatC, whose protein sequence is MSLTLSDVKRIAHLAQLEMADDQAVTSLAQLNKIFALAEQMQAVNTDGVAPLSHPLAAHMDNIALRLREDVATEQNRRDAYQAVAPKVQDGLYLVPKVIE, encoded by the coding sequence ATGTCCCTGACACTCTCCGACGTAAAACGCATCGCCCACCTGGCCCAACTTGAAATGGCCGACGACCAGGCCGTCACGTCTTTGGCCCAATTGAACAAGATTTTCGCACTGGCAGAACAAATGCAAGCCGTCAATACCGATGGCGTGGCGCCCCTGAGCCACCCGCTGGCCGCCCACATGGACAATATCGCCCTGCGCCTGCGCGAGGACGTCGCCACGGAACAGAATCGCCGCGACGCCTACCAGGCCGTGGCGCCGAAGGTACAGGATGGACTCTATCTCGTTCCCAAGGTTATCGAATAA
- a CDS encoding rod shape-determining protein, producing the protein MFGFLRRYISTDLAIDLGTANTLIYVRGLGIVLDEPSVVAIRQEGGPNGKKTIQAVGKEAKQMLGKVPGNIEAIRPMKDGVIADFTVTEQMLKQFIRMVHDSKFFRPSPRIIICVPCGSTQVERRAIRESALGAGASQVYLIEEPMAAAIGAGLPVSEATGSMVVDIGGGTTEVGIISLGGMVYKGSVRVGGDKFDEAIVNYIRRNYGMLIGEQTAEAIKKAIGSAFPGSEVKEMEVKGRNLSEGIPRSFTISSNEILEALTDPLNNIVSAVKNALEQTPPELGADIAEKGMMLTGGGALLRDLDRLLMEETGLPVLVAEDPLTCVVRGSGMALERMDKLGSIFSYE; encoded by the coding sequence ATGTTTGGTTTTTTACGCAGGTATATCTCCACCGATCTGGCCATTGACTTGGGCACGGCCAACACCCTTATTTATGTACGCGGCCTCGGTATCGTCCTGGACGAGCCATCCGTCGTCGCCATCCGCCAGGAAGGCGGTCCGAATGGCAAGAAGACCATTCAGGCAGTCGGCAAGGAAGCCAAGCAGATGCTGGGCAAAGTGCCGGGCAATATCGAAGCGATTCGTCCGATGAAAGATGGCGTGATCGCCGACTTCACCGTGACCGAGCAGATGCTCAAGCAATTCATCCGCATGGTGCATGACTCGAAATTCTTCCGTCCATCGCCGCGCATCATCATTTGCGTGCCGTGCGGTTCGACCCAGGTCGAACGCCGCGCGATCCGCGAATCGGCCCTGGGCGCCGGCGCCTCGCAGGTGTACCTGATCGAGGAACCGATGGCAGCGGCCATCGGCGCGGGCTTGCCCGTGTCGGAGGCGACCGGCTCGATGGTGGTCGACATCGGCGGCGGCACGACGGAAGTGGGCATCATCTCGCTCGGCGGCATGGTCTACAAGGGTTCCGTGCGCGTGGGCGGCGACAAGTTCGATGAAGCCATCGTCAACTACATCCGCCGCAACTACGGCATGCTGATCGGCGAACAGACGGCCGAAGCCATCAAGAAGGCCATCGGTTCGGCCTTCCCTGGTTCGGAAGTGAAGGAAATGGAAGTCAAGGGCCGCAACCTGTCCGAAGGCATCCCGCGTTCGTTCACCATTTCCAGCAACGAGATCCTCGAAGCGCTGACCGACCCGCTGAACAACATCGTCTCGGCCGTGAAAAACGCGCTGGAACAGACGCCGCCGGAACTGGGCGCCGACATCGCCGAAAAAGGCATGATGCTGACGGGCGGCGGCGCGCTGCTGCGCGACCTGGACCGCCTGCTGATGGAGGAAACCGGCCTGCCGGTGCTGGTGGCCGAGGACCCGCTCACCTGCGTGGTGCGCGGTTCCGGGATGGCACTGGAACGTATGGACAAGCTCGGCTCGATCTTCTCCTACGAATAA
- the mreC gene encoding rod shape-determining protein MreC → MEYSPPPLFKQGASARVKMMVFAGISIALLLVDSRMHALTAVRQAVGTVLYPVQMAALVPRDVALGVGNYFSSLSALEKQVRDLKHEQIASAQILQQAQLNIVENNHLRKLMEARERVPVKTMMAEVLYDTRDSATRKIVLDRGIQHGVELGRPVIDNLGVVGQVTRVFPFTSEVTLLTDEEQAIPVQLLRNGVRSVAIGRGKSGTMELRFTAPSADIQIGDIVITSGLDGLYPAGLAVARVTLVERNAHGPFGRVVCQPLAGIERNTQLLILMTSPDIPPRPPAEDVKTGRKIAGKMAPIKDPAKEPAAAATAPAAKPPASAAPKPAAPAGPAATPVTTPAPAAVPPKEATR, encoded by the coding sequence ATGGAATACAGTCCTCCGCCACTTTTCAAACAAGGCGCCTCCGCCCGCGTCAAGATGATGGTGTTCGCCGGCATTTCTATCGCCCTGCTGCTGGTCGATTCGCGCATGCACGCGCTGACGGCCGTGCGTCAGGCGGTCGGCACCGTGCTGTATCCGGTGCAGATGGCGGCCCTGGTGCCGCGCGACGTGGCGCTTGGCGTCGGCAACTACTTTTCTTCGCTGTCCGCCCTGGAAAAACAGGTGCGCGACCTGAAGCACGAACAGATCGCCTCGGCGCAGATCCTGCAGCAGGCGCAGCTTAATATCGTTGAAAACAACCACCTGCGCAAGCTGATGGAAGCGCGCGAGCGCGTGCCCGTCAAGACCATGATGGCCGAAGTGCTGTACGACACGCGCGATTCGGCCACGCGCAAGATCGTGCTCGATCGCGGCATCCAGCATGGCGTGGAACTGGGCCGCCCCGTGATCGACAACCTGGGTGTGGTGGGGCAGGTCACGCGCGTGTTCCCGTTCACCTCCGAAGTAACGCTCTTGACCGATGAAGAGCAGGCCATTCCCGTGCAGCTGCTGCGCAACGGTGTGCGCAGCGTGGCCATCGGCCGCGGCAAGTCGGGCACCATGGAGCTGCGCTTCACGGCCCCCAGCGCCGACATCCAGATCGGCGACATCGTCATTACCTCGGGCCTCGACGGCCTGTACCCGGCTGGCCTGGCCGTGGCGCGCGTGACCCTGGTCGAGCGCAATGCGCATGGCCCGTTCGGCCGCGTCGTGTGCCAGCCGCTGGCCGGTATCGAACGCAACACCCAGCTGCTCATCCTGATGACGTCGCCCGATATTCCGCCGCGCCCGCCCGCCGAAGATGTCAAGACGGGCCGCAAGATCGCCGGCAAGATGGCGCCGATCAAGGACCCGGCCAAGGAGCCTGCCGCCGCCGCGACAGCCCCCGCCGCGAAGCCGCCCGCCAGCGCCGCGCCGAAACCGGCGGCGCCGGCAGGACCTGCCGCAACGCCTGTAACAACGCCAGCACCTGCCGCCGTGCCACCGAAGGAAGCGACACGATGA
- the mreD gene encoding rod shape-determining protein MreD translates to MNRPHYILLPVSPLFIGFSLLCAFLLNLLPWGQFVGVPDFVALVLVFWGIHQPRKVGIGVAFFMGLMMDVHDSTLLGENALAYTLLSYFAIMMHRRVLWFPILTQALHVLPLLLLTQALQLLTRLIVSGRFPGWLNFIESFVAVALWPFVTWILLAPQRRAVDRDHNRPI, encoded by the coding sequence ATGAACCGCCCGCATTACATCCTGCTGCCGGTCAGCCCCCTGTTCATCGGTTTTTCCCTGCTGTGCGCTTTTTTGCTGAATCTGCTGCCATGGGGCCAGTTTGTCGGCGTGCCCGATTTCGTCGCGCTGGTGCTGGTCTTCTGGGGCATCCACCAGCCGCGCAAGGTCGGCATCGGCGTTGCGTTCTTCATGGGCCTGATGATGGACGTGCACGATTCGACCCTGCTGGGCGAGAATGCCTTGGCGTATACCTTGCTGTCGTATTTCGCCATCATGATGCACCGGCGCGTGCTGTGGTTCCCCATCCTGACGCAGGCACTGCACGTGCTGCCGCTGCTGCTGCTGACGCAGGCGCTGCAATTGCTGACGCGGCTGATCGTCTCGGGCCGTTTCCCCGGCTGGCTCAATTTCATCGAGAGCTTCGTCGCCGTCGCCCTCTGGCCTTTCGTGACGTGGATCCTGCTGGCGCCGCAGCGCCGCGCCGTGGACCGCGACCATAACCGGCCGATCTGA
- the mrdA gene encoding penicillin-binding protein 2: MTELKNTERELHFFRMRLTILGALVFVCFSLLLARFIWLQVIKHEDYATKAEDNRIAVVPIVPTRGLILDRNGVVLARNYSAYTLEITPSKLSASLDSVIDELSTLVQIDVKDRRRFKKLLEESKNFVSVPLRTRLTDEEVARFTAQRFRFPGVEVQARLFRQYPMGEVASHVVGFIGRINRNEAKALEEGEDAANYNGTDHIGKEGLEKSYEKQLHGTTGYEEVEVSAGGRAMRTLSRTAATPGNNLILSIDIELQKVVEEAFGEWRGAAVAIDPATGDILAYVSKPGYDPNLFVDGIDQQSWNELNTSLDRPMVNRPLSGTYAPGSTFKPFMALAALELGKRTPSQSISDPGFFILGGHTFRDDKVGGHGTVDMHKSIVVSCNTYYYQLGRDMGIDAIHDFMKPFGFGQLTGIDLNNEKTGVLPSTEWKRNRFKTPQQKKWVGGDTISVSNGSGYNSYTPLQIAHATANLANNGVVMKPHLVKIIEDASTRARTLTVPKESYRIALKQENIDIIKRAMVGVTSEQGGTAARIFTGVQYTVGGKTGTAQVVGIKKNEKYNAKLLAERLRDNALFTAFAPADKPRIAIAIVVENAGFGAGVAAPIARKALDYYLLGKRPSDKEKDTTKVPKEDVDEVRTLEEITDEQAAPAPPARQ, encoded by the coding sequence ATGACCGAACTGAAAAATACCGAGCGCGAACTGCATTTTTTCCGCATGCGCCTGACCATCCTGGGCGCGCTCGTCTTCGTCTGCTTTTCGCTGCTGCTGGCGCGCTTCATCTGGCTGCAGGTGATCAAGCACGAGGACTACGCGACCAAGGCTGAGGACAACCGCATCGCCGTGGTGCCCATCGTGCCCACGCGCGGCCTGATCCTCGACCGCAACGGCGTGGTCCTGGCGCGCAATTACTCGGCCTACACGCTGGAAATCACGCCGTCGAAATTGAGCGCCAGCCTCGATTCCGTGATCGACGAGCTGTCGACCCTGGTGCAGATCGACGTCAAGGACCGCCGCCGCTTCAAGAAGCTGCTGGAAGAATCGAAGAACTTCGTCAGCGTGCCGCTGCGCACGCGCCTGACGGACGAGGAAGTGGCGCGCTTCACGGCGCAGCGTTTCCGCTTCCCCGGCGTGGAAGTGCAGGCGCGCCTGTTCCGCCAGTATCCGATGGGCGAGGTGGCCTCGCACGTGGTGGGCTTCATCGGCCGCATCAACCGCAATGAAGCCAAGGCGCTGGAAGAGGGCGAGGACGCGGCCAACTACAACGGCACCGACCATATCGGCAAGGAAGGCCTGGAAAAAAGCTACGAAAAGCAGCTGCATGGCACCACCGGCTACGAAGAAGTGGAAGTGTCGGCCGGCGGGCGCGCCATGCGCACCCTGTCGCGCACGGCGGCCACCCCCGGCAACAACCTGATCCTGTCGATCGACATCGAACTGCAGAAGGTGGTAGAGGAAGCGTTCGGCGAATGGCGCGGCGCGGCCGTGGCCATCGACCCGGCTACGGGCGACATCCTCGCCTACGTCTCCAAGCCAGGCTATGACCCCAACCTGTTCGTCGACGGCATCGACCAGCAAAGCTGGAACGAACTCAATACCTCGCTGGACCGGCCGATGGTCAACCGTCCCCTGTCCGGTACCTACGCGCCCGGTTCGACCTTCAAGCCCTTCATGGCGCTGGCCGCGCTGGAACTGGGCAAGCGCACGCCGAGCCAGTCGATTTCCGATCCCGGCTTCTTCATCCTCGGCGGCCACACCTTCCGCGACGACAAGGTGGGCGGCCATGGCACGGTGGACATGCACAAGTCCATCGTCGTCTCGTGCAACACCTATTACTATCAGCTGGGCCGTGACATGGGCATCGACGCCATCCACGACTTCATGAAGCCGTTCGGTTTCGGCCAGCTGACGGGCATCGACCTGAATAATGAAAAGACGGGCGTGCTGCCGTCGACGGAGTGGAAGCGCAACCGCTTCAAGACGCCGCAGCAGAAAAAATGGGTGGGCGGCGACACGATTTCGGTGAGTAACGGCTCCGGCTACAACTCCTACACGCCGCTGCAGATCGCCCACGCGACGGCCAACCTGGCCAATAACGGCGTGGTGATGAAGCCGCATCTGGTGAAGATCATCGAAGACGCGAGCACGCGTGCGCGCACCCTGACGGTACCGAAGGAAAGCTACCGCATCGCGCTCAAGCAGGAAAACATCGACATCATCAAGCGCGCTATGGTGGGCGTGACCAGCGAGCAGGGCGGTACGGCCGCGCGCATCTTCACCGGCGTGCAGTACACGGTGGGCGGCAAGACGGGCACGGCGCAGGTGGTCGGCATCAAGAAAAACGAGAAGTACAATGCCAAGCTGCTGGCCGAGCGCCTGCGCGACAACGCCCTGTTTACGGCCTTCGCGCCGGCCGACAAGCCGCGCATCGCGATCGCCATCGTGGTGGAAAACGCGGGCTTCGGCGCCGGCGTGGCCGCGCCGATCGCGCGCAAGGCGCTCGACTACTACCTGCTGGGCAAGCGCCCGAGCGACAAGGAAAAGGACACCACCAAGGTGCCCAAGGAAGATGTCGACGAAGTGCGCACCCTGGAAGAAATCACCGACGAGCAGGCCGCCCCGGCGCCGCCTGCCAGGCAATAA